In Brachypodium distachyon strain Bd21 chromosome 2, Brachypodium_distachyon_v3.0, whole genome shotgun sequence, one genomic interval encodes:
- the LOC100844165 gene encoding mitogen-activated protein kinase kinase kinase 17 — MDANVAKQLRRLRTLGRGASGAVVWLASDDASGELLAVKSGSAARLQREGRVLAGLCSPHIVPCLGSRAAPGGEYQLFLEFAPRGSLADEAARSTGGRLAERAIQGYAADVARGLAYLHGNSLVHGDVKARNVMVGADGRAKLADFGCARSTTATDSGRPIGGTPAFMAPEVARGEEQGPAADVWALGCTVVEMATGRAPWSDMDDVFAAVHRIGYTDAVPELPGWLSPDAKDFLGKCLARNPRHRPTAAQLLEHPFLVSACRDVVEAEPAKQDWVSPKSTLNAEFWESDEEDETEDMLRSATERIGSLASPCAALPDWDFEDGWIEVHSERSEASTATTTATVIAGADFGPWSEALEAEVDVQSVDVDAVPTVQGALDFVEYDRYLGVLVARGKQLCLLPCHRRQFVNFVSHCDGQRTIKFDFAQILSFPELPFACCLHFNTHSFFAGKKPYINHLDNYNHDAGRQLRNQVFDPASKQSGFEF, encoded by the coding sequence ATGGATGCCAACGTGGCGAAGCAGCTCCGGCGGCTCCGGACGCTCGGCCGCGGCGCgtccggcgccgtcgtctggCTCGCCTCCGACGACGCGTCCGGCGAGCTGCTGGCGGTCAAGTCGGGCTCGGCGGCCCGGCTGCAGCGCGAGGGCCGCGTCCTGGCCGGGCTCTGCTCCCCGCACATCGTCCCGTGCCTCGgctcccgcgccgcgccgggcGGCGAGTACCAGCTTTTCCTCGAGTTCGCGCCGCGGGGCTCGCTCGCGGACGAGGCCGCCAGGAGCACCGGGGGCCGCCTCGCGGAGCGCGCCATCCAGGGGTACGCGGCGGACGTGGCGAGGGGCCTAGCCTACCTCCACGGGAACTCCCTGGTCCACGGGGACGTCAAGGCGAGGAACGTCAtggtcggcgccgacgggCGAGCCAAGCTCGCGGACTTCGGCTGCgcgaggtcgacgacggcAACGGACTCCGGTCGCCCGATCGGCGGCACCCCGGCGTTCATGGCGCCCGAGGTGGCGCGCGGGGAGGAGCAAGGGCCCGCGGCCGATGTCTGGGCGCTGGGATGCACCGTCGTCGAGATGGCCACCGGCCGCGCCCCGTGGAGCGACATGGACGACGTCTTCGCGGCGGTCCACCGGATCGGGTACACGGACGCCGTGCCTGAGCTTCCCGGGTGGCTGTCGCCGGATGCCAAGGACTTCTTGGGCAAGTGCCTGGCGAGAAACCCTCGCCACCGGCCCACCGCCGCGCAGCTGCTGGAGCACCCGTTCCTTGTGTCCGCCTGCCGCGACGTCGTCGAAGCAGAGCCGGCGAAGCAGGACTGGGTGTCACCCAAGAGTACACTCAACGCGGAATTCTGGGAGtcggacgaggaagatgaAACAGAGGATATGCTGAGAAGCGCGACCGAAAGGATCGGCTCATTGGCCAGCCCTTGCGCGGCCTTGCCAGACTGGGATTTCGAGGATGGCTGGATCGAGGTGCACAGCGAACGCTCTGAAGCTTCTACAGCAACAACGACGGCCACGGTGATAGCCGGCGCAGATTTCGGTCCTTGGAGTGAAGCATTGGAAGCGGAGGTTGATGTCCAGTCAGTTGATGTGGACGCTGTGCCAACTGTACAAGGAGCACTTGATTTCGTTGAGTACGATAGATATCTGGGTGTCCTTGTGGCTAGGGGCAAACAATTGTGCCTCCTACCTTGTCACAGAAGGCAATTTGTAAATTTCGTCAGTCATTGTGATGGACAAAGAACAATAAAATTTGATTTTGCACAAATTTTGTCCTTTCCTGAACTTCCTTTCGCATGCTGTTTACATTTCAACACccattctttttttgcaggtaaAAAACCTTATATTAATCATTTGGACAATTACAATCACGACGCAGGGCGTCAGCTAAGAAATCAGGTTTTTGACCCAGCCAGCAAACAGAGCGGCTTTGAATTCTAG
- the LOC100843865 gene encoding mitogen-activated protein kinase kinase kinase 18 gives MDVTVVKQLRRVRTLGRGASGAVVWLASDEASGELLAVKSAAAAGGAARLLEREGCVLTGLCSPHIVPCLGSRAAEECGEYQLFLEFAPGGSLADEAAKSAGGRLPEPAIRAYAGDVARGLEYLHARSLVHGDVKARNVVIGGDGRARLTDFGCARPVDSLLPMGGTPAFMAPEVARGEEQGTASDVWALGCTVVEMATGRAPWSDMSDLFAAVHRIGYTADVPEVPGWLSAEAKDFLDGCFRRTPGDRSTAAQLLDHPFITSVAARDCSRAEPEAAKKQGFVRSPKSTLHDALWDSDSDDEADDVSTTAAAERIGALACAASALPDWDSEDEGWIHVHDEVTKVPDSPPADAGDYFVWAEESEPECEPSSAAAADDSNGGIPRSAAGSMDASIWQGIYLCPAAHLGSGKNLFSHPLEPDAAKTMRCNRACHIHRVMKSTLFAQISPLIPLVRMLLVTTL, from the coding sequence ATGGATGTCACCGTGGTGAAGCAACTCAGGCGGGTCCGCACGCTCGGGCGCGGCGCGTCCGGCGCCGTCGTGTGGCTAGCCTCGGACGAAGCCTCCGGAGAGCTCCTGGCCGTCAAGtcggccgctgccgcgggtGGCGCGGCGCGGCTGCTGGAGCGCGAGGGGTGCGTCCTCACGGGGCTCTGCTCGCCGCACATCGTGCCCTGCCTCGGGTCCCGCGCCGCGGAGGAGTGCGGCGAGTACCAGCTCTTCCTCGAGTTCGCGCCCGGCGGCTCGCTCGCGGACGAGGCCGCCAAGAGCGCCGGGGGCCGCCTCCCGGAGCCCGCCATCCGGGCCTACGCCGGGGACGTGGCGCGCGGGCTGGAGTACCTCCACGCGAGGTCGCTGGTACACGGGGACGTCAAGGCCAGGAACGTGGTGATCGGCGGTGACGGGCGCGCCAGGCTGACGGACTTCGGCTGCGCGAGGCCCGTGGATTCCTTGCTCCCGATGGGCGGCACGCCGGCGTTCATGGCGCCCGAGGTCGCACGCGGCGAGGAGCAAGGGACGGCGTCCGACGTGTGGGCGCTCGGCTGCACCGTTGTCGAGATGGCCACGGGCCGCGCGCCCTGGAGCGACATGAGCGATCTCTTCGCCGCGGTCCACCGGATCGGGTACACGGCCGACGTGCCCGAGGTGCCGGGGTGGCTCTCGGCGGAGGCGAAAGACTTCTTGGACGGCTGCTTCAGGAGAACACCCGGTGACCGGTCCACCGCAGCGCAGCTCTTGGATCACCCGTTCATCACTTCGGTCGCCGCCCGCGACTGCTCCAGGGCAGAGCCAGAGGCCGCGAAGAAGCAGGGATTCGTCAGGTCTCCCAAGAGCACGCTGCACGACGCGCTCTGGGACTCggacagcgacgacgaggCGGACGATGtgtcgacgacggcggcggccgagaggATCGGGGCATTGGCgtgcgccgcctcggccttgCCGGACTGGGACTCGGAGGACGAAGGCTGGATCCACGTACACGACGAGGTCACCAAGGTACCCGACTCGCCGCCAGCCGATGCGGGTGACTACTTCGTCTGGGCCGAAGAATCAGAACCGGAGTGTGAGCCGTcctccgctgctgctgcggatGACAGTAACGGCGGCATCCCGCGCAGTGCTGCAGGGTCAATGGACGCCTCCATTTGGCAGGGGATTTACTTGTGTCCTGCGGCGCATTTAGGCAGTGGTAAAAATCTGTTCTCGCATCCGTTGGAGCCTGACGCTGCTAAAACAATGAGATGTAATCGTGCTTGTCACATACACAGAGTAATGAAATCCACTTTATTTGCTCAAATTTCCCCTCTCATTCCTCTCGTGCGTATGCTTCTCGTCACAACTCTATGA
- the LOC100843256 gene encoding mitogen-activated protein kinase kinase kinase 18, with protein MAIAVSGHWTRLRTLGCGASGAVVSLATDAASGELFAVKSVRGAADADLLSREQGILSGLSSPHIVRCIGGLGEDRDGSYHLFLEFAPGGSLADEVARNGGFLEEHAIRAYAADVLRGLAYIHGESLVHGDVKARNVVIGVDGRAKIADFGCARALDSTRPIGGTPAFMAPEVARGEEQGPAADVWALGCTIIEMATGRAPWSDMDDVLAAVHRIGYTDAVPEVPMWMSAEAKNFLAMCFARNARDRCTAEQLLEHPFVAVQAGEAKAARWVSPKSTLDAAFWESETDGEEEEDEISSQSSSERIKSLSCPVSALPDWDSDEGWIDVLGDQHDEACDSPATKEEADVACRTPSKVSGSATVPAEDMVVVGSFSSDELEAEDDPFDDGILAVHPAIVRQDEACSSSGRDVLSFQIPCNRINAIKKVRFPQFLLCRPDKVSSVHTLRWSHSGNFVLRTEFISVSGEKGMSVSHTKDPTTTITAAVIYCSK; from the coding sequence ATGGCGATCGCCGTGAGTGGGCACTGGACGCGGCTGCGGACGCTCGGCTGCGGCGCGTCCGGCGCCGTAGTGTCGCTGGCGACTGACGCCGCGTCGGGCGAGCTGTTCGCCGTCAAATCCGTGCGgggcgcggcggacgcggaTCTGCTGAGCCGGGAGCAAGGGATACTGTCCGGCCTTTCCTCGCCACACATCGTGCGGTGCATCGGTGGCCTTGGCGAAGACCGCGACGGGTCCTACCATCTCTTCCTGGAGTTCGCCCCTGGCGGGTCGCTCGCCGACGAGGTCGCGAGGAATGGGGGATTCCTCGAGGAGCACGCCATCCGGGCGTACGCGGCGGACGTCCTGCGCGGGCTGGCGTACATCCACGGGGAGTCGCTCGTGCACGGGGACGTCAAGGCGAGGAACGTCGTGATCGGCGTCGACGGCCGCGCAAAGATCGCCGATTTCGGGTGCGCGAGAGCGCTGGATTCGACGAGGCCGATCGGAGGCACGCCCGCGTTCATGGCACCCGAGGTGGCccgcggcgaggagcaggGCCCGGCTGCCGATGTGTGGGCTCTCGGCTGCACGATCATCGAGATGGCCACCGGGCGCGCCCCGTGGAGCGACATGGACGACGTCCTTGCCGCCGTCCACCGGATCGGTTACACGGACGCCGTGCCAGAGGTGCCGATGTGGATGTCGGCGGAGGCCAAGAATTTCCTTGCCATGTGCTTCGCGAGAAACGCCCGCGACCGGTGCACGGCGGAGCAGCTCTTGGAGCATCCGTTCGTGGCAGTGCAGGCGGGAGAAGCGAAGGCGGCCAGGTGGGTGTCTCCCAAGAGCACACTGGACGCCGCATTCTGGGAATCGGAGACcgacggggaggaggaagaggatgagaTTTCTTCACAGAGCTCGTCCGAGAGGATCAAGTCATTGTCCTGCCCCGTCTCGGCCTTGCCGGACTGGGACTCCGACGAAGGTTGGATCGATGTGCTCGGCGACCAGCATGACGAGGCTTGTGATTCGCCAGCGACCAAGGAGGAGGCAGATGTGGCGTGCAGAACGCCAAGCAAAGTGTCAGGATCGGCGACGGTGCCAGCTGAAGACATGGTTGTCGTTGGCAGCTTTTCAAGCGATGAACTGGAAGCAGAGGATGATCCTTTCGATGACGGTATCCTAGCCGTTCATCCTGCAATTGTTCGTCAGGATGAAGCCTGTTCTAGTTCAGGCCGAGATGTACTTTCATTTCAGATACCCTGTAACAGAATAAATGCAATAAAAAAAGTTCGTTTTCCACAATTTTTACTGTGCCGTCCTGATAAAGTCTCCTCTGTTCATACCCTGCGATGGTCGCATTCTGGTAACTTCGTACTCCGTACTGAGTTTATATCCGTGTCCGGAGAAAAGGGCATGTCAGTTTCACACACAAAAGATCCTACCACTACTATTACTGCTGCTGTTATTTACTGCAGCAAGTAA
- the LOC100843555 gene encoding mitogen-activated protein kinase kinase kinase 18, which yields MDTAVSGRWTRVRTLGRGASGAVVSLAAADLSGALFAVKSARAAGAEQLRREGDILSGLSSPHVLPCLGFRADSGECQLFLEFAPGGSVADVAERSGGRLEECAIRAYAADVARGLAYLHGMSLVHGDLKGRNVVVGADGRAKLADFGCARTVDSDRPIGGTPAFMAPEVARGEEQGPAADVWALGCTVVEMATGRAPWSDMDDVLAAMHRIGYTDAVPEVPGWLSAEAKHFLAMCFARDARNRCTAAQLLEHPFLALAGCGVKPDEMATKWVSPKSTLDAALWESDTEEEEENSESPAERIKALASTCSAFPDWDSDESWIDVLNNERCEASDAVAPADKAGEDECVLGEALETEADFTDAYVEDAGRGCAVGLIALSIELQKEFSLGIFSDPTVFSVNIFDECEITKSLLAKESPLLLLIFAFCSTKLNDFLNIGNDLTSSAELVRCDDSRNIVRSRDMHEPLRITGRSTYTYILMGPC from the coding sequence ATGGATACAGCGGTCAGCGGCAGGTGGACACGCGTCCGCACGCTCGGCCGCGGCGCCTCCGGCGCGGTGGtgtccctcgccgccgccgacctctcTGGCGCGCTCTTCGCCGTCAAgtcggcgcgcgcggccgggGCGGAGCAGCTCAGGCGCGAGGGGGACATCCTGTCCGGCCTCAGCTCGCCGCACGTCCTGCCGTGCCTCGGCTTTCGCGCCGACTCCGGCGAGTGCCAGCTGTTCCTCGAGTTCGCGCCCGGGGGCTCCGTCGCCGACGTCGCCGAGAGGAGCGGGGGGCGGCTCGAGGAGTGCGCCATCCGGGCGTACGCGGCCGATGTGGCCAGGGGGCTGGCGTACCTCCACGGGATGTCGCTCGTCCACGGGGACCTCAAAGGGAGGAACGTCGTGGTCGGTGCCGACGGCCGGGCGAAGCTCGCGGATTTTGGGTGCGCGAGGACGGTGGATTCCGATCGGCCCATCGGGGGCACGCCGGCCTTCATGGCGCCCGAGGTGGCCCGCGGGGAGGAGCAGGGGCCCGCGGCCGATGTCTGGGCTCTGGGCTGCACGGTCGTCGAGATGGCCACCGGCCGCGCTCCCTGGAGCGACATGGATGATGTCCTCGCGGCGATGCACCGGATTGGCTACACGGATGCCGTGCCGGAGGTGCCCGGGTGGCTGTCTGCAGAGGCGAAGCACTTCTTGGCCATGTGCTTCGCACGGGACGCCCGCAACCGGTGCACGGCGGCGCAGCTCTTGGAGCACCCGTTCCTGGCATTAGCCGGCTGCGGGGTGAAGCCAGACGAGATGGCAACCAAATGGGTGTCCCCCAAGAGCACGCTGGACGCCGCACTCTGGGAGTCCGACaccgaagaggaggaggaaaatTCAGAGAGCCCCGCCGAGAGGATCAAAGCATTGGCATCCACCTGCTCGGCCTTCCCGGATTGGGATTCCGACGAAAGCTGGATTGACGTGCTCAACAACGAGCGCTGTGAAGCTTCCGATGCCGTAGCGCCCGCGgacaaggccggcgaggacgagtGCGTTCTGGGTGAAGCATTGGAAACGGAGGCAGATTTCACCGACGCATACGTGGAGGATGCTGGTCGCGGGTGTGCTGTAGGATTAATTGCTCTGTCAATCGAGCTGCAGAAAGAGTTCTCTTTGGGTATCTTTAGTGACCCAACTGTATTTTCTGTAAACATCTTTGATGAATGTGAAATAACAAAGTCTTTATTAGCAAAAGAATCTCCTCTTTTACTCCTCATATTCGCGTTCTGTTCTACTAAATTAAATGATTTTCTTAACATTGGCAACGATCTGACAAGTTCCGCCGAACTAGTGCGGTGTGATGATTCCAGAAACATTGTTCGCTCTAGAGATATGCATGAACCGTTGCGGATCACTGGGCGTAGCACGTATACGTATATCCTCATGGGGCCATGCTAA
- the LOC100832331 gene encoding membrane protein PM19L, whose translation MANAAMKPVAGLLLVLNFCMYLIVAAIGGWAINHAINYGFFIGSGLELPAHFSPIYFPMGNAATGFFVIFAVIASVVGMAAALAGFHHVRAWSHESMPAAASSGFIAWLLTLLAMGLAVKEIDLHGRNARLITMEAFTIILSATQLFYILAIHGGN comes from the exons ATGGCGAACGCGGCGATGAAGCCGGtggccggcctcctcctggTGCTCAACTTCTGCATGTACCTCATCGTGGCCGCCATCGGTGGCTGGGCCATCAATCACGCCATCAACTACGGCTTCTTCATTG GTTCCGGGCTGGAGCTGCCGGCGCACTTCTCTCCGATCTACTTCCCCATGGGGAACGCGGCGACCGGGTTCTTCGTCATCTTCGCGGTGATCGCTAGCGTGGTcggcatggcggcggcgctcgcgggGTTCCATCATGTCAGGGCGTGGAGCCACGAGAGCATGCCCGCGGCAGCCTCCTCCGGCTTCATTGCCTGGTTGCTCACACTGCTTGCCATGGG GTTGGCCGTTAAGGAGATTGACCTGCACGGCAGGAATGCCAGATTG ATAACCATGGAGGCTTTCACCATCATACTGTCGGCGACGCAGCTCTTCTACATACTCGCCATTCACGGCGGGAACTGA